The sequence below is a genomic window from Streptomyces sp. B21-105.
GTCGGCCGGCTGGCGGTCTGTCTCGACCCGTCGAACGCGGACTTCGTGGTGCTCACCCCGACCACCGACCGCTGAGCCGGGGCCTCAGGCGACAAAACCGTCACGGCCGCGGGCCGTGTCCGTGCGCAGGTGCTCTCTCAGCCACGCTTCGGTGGTGCTCACGTGCAACAGGGCGGCGGCCTGGCTGAGGGCGGCGTCGCGGGTGGTCAGCGCCTTGAAGATCGCCTCGTGCTCGGCGAGGGTGCGGCCCGCGGCCTGGTCGTCGACCAGGCCGCGCCAGATGCGGGCGCGCAGAGTACGGCCGGAGACGCCCTCGAGCAGGGCGAGCAGTGACTCGTTGCCGGTGGCGACCACGACGGCGCGGTGGAAGGCCGCGTCGTGCGCGTTGAGCAGTTCGACGTCGTCGCGGGCCTCCCGCATGGCGTCCAAGTGCCGCTCCACCTCGGCCAGTTGGGCGTCGGAGATCCGGGTCGCGGCCAGCGCGGTGGCGACCGGTTCGAGCAGCCTGCGCACCTCCATGAGGTCCTGCAGCGCGGCCGAGTCGCCCTGCAGCAGTTCCACCGCCCCGCCGAGCCCCTCCAGGAGCAGACTCGGCTGCAGGCTGGTCACGTACGTGCCGTCGCCGCGCCGGACCTCCAGGATCCGGGCCACGGCCAGCGCCTTGACCGCCTCGCGGGCGAGATTGCGGGAGAGGCCGAGCTGGGCGGCCAGGTCCGATTCCGGCGGGAGCTTCGACCCCGGGGGCAGAGCGCCGGTGCGAATGAGCTCACGGATCTGCTCGATGGCTTTGTCCGTCAGAGACAACGCGAGCTCCTCCTTCCCGAGGGTGACCTCGATGGTACTCGGCCGACCGGACCGGCCGAGCCCCCGACGGCGGCACCGCCCACCCGGCACCGCCGCCGACCGGGCCCGCCGTCCACCCGGGACCGCGGGCCGTGTGGTGCGCTAAGCGCCCTTGGGCGTCACCTGCTGGGCGACCTCGAACGACCAGAGGGTGGACGCCGAGGCGGCGGGCTTGGGACGCTCCCCTTCCGCGCCGCCCTGGTGCGCCGCCCTCATCGGGCCCTCGGCCCACGCCCGGAACGACTCCTCGTCACGCCAGCGCGTGTAGACGAGGTAGGTGTCGGTGCCCTCCACCGGCCGGAGCAGCTCGAACCACTCGAAGCCGTCGGAGCTCTCGACGGAGTGGCCGCGTGCGGCGAAGCGCTGCTCGAGAGTCTCCCGCTGCTCCGCCGGGACGGTCAGTACGTTGATCTTGACTACGCTCATGCCCCCATACTGCCTCCGCGGCCGCCCGGGCCGACGGCCGCCCCACCCGTTCGGCGCCCCTGGAGCCACCGTGCGGCGGGGCGCGACGCGGTGGGTCGGGCACCCGCCGACCCCCCTGGCCGGGCCTCGCCCCCCCGGCCGGCCACTCCGCCGGTCCGCCCGGCGGGGCCCGCGCCCGCATCCGGCGTACCGTCGACAGTGTGGACGACCAGGCCGACCGTCTCGTGTCCCGCGTCGCGCGCGAGCTGGGCGCGCGGGCGGACGAGCTGGTCGCCGACGTGGAGAAGGCCCTGCGGCGGGAGCTTCCCGCACTCTGGGAGACCCCCGAGATCGCCGACACGGTGTCGCAGAACGTCGCCGAGTACATCGGGACCGGGCTGTCCGGCCTGGCCCGCTCGGCCGATCCGCAGCTGATCGAACCGCCGCCGGCCGCCCTGGAGCGCGCCCGCCGCCTGGCCCGGCACGGCATCGCCCTGGACACCATGCTGCGGGCCTTCCGGCTGGCCCAGGGAGTCGTCCTCGACCGGCTGATCGCCGAGCTGCCCCGGTACACCGCCGACGCGCCCCTGGTCAGCAGGGCGACCCGGTATGTGATCGCGACGTCGACCAGGTACGTCGACCGCACCTCGCAGCAGGACGTCGTCGCCTTCCAGGAGGAGCGCGACCGCCGGCGCCAGTGGCGGCTGGCGATGGTGAACGAGGCGGGCCTGCGCATCGGGACCACGCTGGACGTCGCCCGCACCGCCCAGGAGCTCGCCGACCTCGCCGCGGAGCGGTTCGCGGACCTCGTCACCGTCGACCTGCTCGACTCCGCGCTGCACGCTGACGACGCCCCGGGCCCGGACCAACTCGCCGTGCGCCGGATCGCCCGGGCGCCCGCGGCCGCCAGCGACGCGCGGCCCCCCACCGTCGCCGGGTGGCCGCTGGACACCTGCGTCGACGGATCACCCGCGGCACACGCCCTGGCCACCGGGCGGCCCTCACTGCACCACGGCGAGCGAAGCGCGGACGGCCACCGCGTCCACTCCACGATGGTGGTGCCGCTGCGCGCCCGCGGCAGCACACTCGGCGTCGCCGAGTTCTGCCGGCACCGCAACCCCGACCTCTACGACGACGAGGACCTGCTGCTCGCCCAGGAGATCGCCGCCCGGGCGGCGATCGCCGTCGACAACGCCCGCCGCTACACGCACGCCCGCGCCACCGCACTCACCCTGCAGCGCAGTCTGCTCCCGCGCCCTGCCCCCCGGCAGTCGGCGGTGGAGGTCGCCTACCGCTATCAGCCGGCCGGCGGCCAGGCCGGGGTGGGCGGCGACTGGTACGACGTCATCCCCCTGTCCGGGGCCCGGGTGGCCCTGGTGGTGGGTGACGTGGTCGGCCACGGCATCCACGCCGCCGCCGCCATGGGCCGGCTGCGGACCGCGGTGCGCACCCTCGCCGACATCGACCTGCCGCCCGACGAACTGCTCACCCATCTCGACGACGTGGTCCTGCGCCCCTCCGGCGAGGCCTCCGACGACCCGGACGGTCACCCGGGCGGCGACGGGGACGGCGACGGGGACGACCACCCGGTGGGCGACCCGGGCGAGACGGGCGCCACCTGCCTGTACGCCGTCTACGACCCCGTCTCCCGCCGCTGCACCCTGGCCCGCGCCGGTCACGTCCCGCCGGCCGTGACGAGCCGGGACAAAACGGTCGAGCTGCTGGAACTGCCGCCCGGGCCGCCGCTGGGCCTGGGCGGCCTGCCCTTCGAGGCGACGGAGGTGGAACTGCCCGGGGGCACCCTGATCGCCCTGTTCACCGACGGCCTGATCGAGGCCCGAGACCACGACGTCGACGCGGGTCTCACCCGGCTGCGCCACGCCCTGGCCCGGCCGGAGACGTCCCTGGAGGCGATCTGCGACACCGTCCTCGAAGCCATGCTGCCGGACCGTCCGGACGACGACGTCGCCCTCCTCCTGGCCCGCACCCACGCCCTAGGCGCACGGCAGGTCGCCACCTGGGATCTGGACGCCGACCCGGCCGCCGTCGCGCGGGCCCGGTCGCACGTCTCCCGGCAGCTGGCCGACTGGCGTCTGGAGGACCTCGCCTTCACCGCCGAGCTGGTGGTCAGCGAACTGGTCACCAACGCCATCCGCTACGGCAGGCCCCCGATCAGGCTGCGCCTCATCCACGACCGCGGACTGCTGTGCGAGGTCTCCGACGGCACCAACACCACCCCGCACCTGCGCCGCGCCCGGGTCCTCGACGAGGGCGGACGCGGCCTGCTGCTGGTCGCCCGGCTGGCGGAGCGCTGGGGCACCCGCCACGCCCGCCGCGGCAAGACGGTCTGGGCCGAACTGAGCGAGTCGGCGCAGGTCCCGTCGTCGGCGCTCTCCGTGTGACGGCGACGGCCGGCGCGCGTCGGAAGAACCCCGCGGCACCACGGAACCCCGCGGCACCACGCAACCCCGCGGCACCACGGAACCCCGCGCGGCACCACGGAACCCCGCGCGGCACCACGGAACCCCGCGGCACCACGGGGCCGGCGGCGCGTGTCTTGCCTGCCCCGCCGGCCGGGCGCACGCTGGTCGTATGAGTGCGCGGGACGGCCCCACGCTCATCACGTCCGTGCAGCGGGCCTTCCGCCTGCTGGAGGTGGTGAGCGAGCACGAGAACGGCGCGCCGGCCAAGCAGCTGGCGCGGGAGGCGGGGCTGCCCCTGGCCACCGCCTACCACCTGCTGCGGACCCTGGTTTACGACGGCTACCTGCTGAAACTCCAGGACGGCGGGTTCATCCTGGGCGACAGACTCCGGACGCTGCACACCGGGGGCCGCGGCCAGGCGCTGCTCAGCCGCGTCCGTCCGACGCTGGCCGCGCTGCGGGACGAGCTCACGACCGCCGCCTACCTCACGTTCTACGAGGAGGGGGAGATCCGGGTCGCCGAGATCGTCGACGGGCCCCGGACGCCCCGCGTGGACCTGTGGGTCGGTTTCGAGGACGCGGGGCACGCCACCGCCCTCGGCAAGTCCGTCCTGCGGGAAATGGACGACGACGCCCGCCGCGACTACCTCTCCCGTCACCGACTGGCCGACCTCACCCCGAGGACCATCACCAGCGCTCCGGAACTGATCCGGCGCCTGGACACCTCGCCCGTGGCCCCGGCCGTCACCGACCTGGAGGAGTACGCCCTCGGCACCGTCTGCGTCGCCGTCCCCGTCTACAGCGGCGACGTGATCGGCTCGCTCGGCGTCTCCCTGCCCGCCGACCGGCTGTCGCGGATCGAGCAGGTCCGGGACCGGCTGATCCCCACGGCGAACCGTGTGACCAGGACGCTTTCCCTGCACGTCTGATCGTTCATTATCTGAAAAGCTGCTCCTTGTGAGCGGCGGCGGCCCTCCCGTTTCCTGGAGGAGACGGACAGGTGCGATGTGCCCGAGCGCACGGTGAGGACTGCATACCCAGCATGAGTCAGGCCCGGAACCATGGCGGTGCCCCCCAGCCGACACGGCTGTTCGGACACCGGTCGGCAGGCCCCCTCCTGCCCGTCCTGATCGTCCTCACGGTCGTGCTCGTCGATCTCGTCGGCGCAACGGGGACGACCTGGCTCTCCCTGCTGGTGGCCGGCCCCGCATTGGCCGCCACCACCAACGGGCCGCGCGGCGTTCTCTGCGTCGGGCTCCTGGCCGCCGTGCTCGGCACGGCACTCGGCGCCCGGGACGGCGTGCCCGGCCCGGAACTGGCGGCGGTGCCGGCCGCCCTGCTGGCCGTCACCCTGGCGAGCGCCCTCGCCGGCGCCCTGCGCTCGCGCCGGGAACAGGTGCTCGCCGACGTCCGCTCCGTCGCGGAGGCCGCCCAGCACGCGCTGCTGAAGCCGGTGCCCGCCACGGTCGGCCCCTTCGAGGTCGCCGTGTGCTACAGCGCCGCCGCCGCGGAGGCGAGGATCGGCGGGGACCTCTACGCCCTCGTGCCCACCCCGTACGGCGTCCGGATGATCGTCGGCGATGTGCGGGGCAAGGGGCTGCCGGCCGTGGGCACCGCCGCCCTCGTGGTCGGAGTCTTCCGCGAGGCCGCCTACGACGAGCCCGATCTCCTCGCCGTCGTCGACCGGATCGAGCGGAGCCTGGCACGCAATCTCGGCGCGGACGACTTCGTCACCGCCGTCGTCGCCGGACACCCGCGGCCCGGGGAGCTGGAAGTGGTCAACTGCGGACACGCGCCGCCGCTGCTGGTGCGCACGCCCGAAGAGGTGCTCGCCGTCGAGAGCCCGCACCCGGTCCCGCCCCTCGGCCTGCGCGCCCTCACCGACCAGCGACCCGACCTGACGGTGCTGCCGTTCGCCGACGGGGACCAACTGCTGCTCTACACGGACGGCGTCATCGAGGCCCGTGACCGCCACCGGGAGTTCTACCCGCTCGCCGAAGGGCTGGCGCGCCACCTCTGCGACGAGCCGGCGCGCACGCTCGGCTCGATCCACGAGGAACTGCTGGCGCACGTCGGCGGACGACTGCACGACGACGCCGCGCTGGTGCTGATCCGCAAACCGACGGCCGGTGTGCCCGGTGCGCCCGTGCTGCCCCAACCGGCCCTCGAAAGCAGGGCGTTGGGGGAGCAGGCGGTGTGATCACGGTGACGTGTGCGGCCTCTGTGACAGCGCCGCCGAATGTCGCAGACTGTGCTCATGACACGCATGAGGAAGATCGCGGCCGCGCTGCTGGCCGCATCGGGCGCACTGCTCGCGCTACCCCCCCACCGCCTCTGCCGGCCCCACCGACCCCACCGCCTCCGTCAGCGGTCCCCACCGTGCCGCCGGCGACACCTACTCCCGCAAGACCTTCGTCCGCGAGAGCTTCGACCGTCTCCCGCTCGGCCCGGTCACCGCCGGCCACGGCTGGACCACCGACGTCTCGAACGGCTCCCTCACCGTAGAACGCAGCCGCACCGGCCACGGCCGCGAACTGCGACTCCACACGGAGGGCAACGGCCGCGCCTTCCTCGTCCTGTCCGACCTCGCACCCGCCGGAAACAGTTTCTGGGCCCGGCTGCGGCTGCGCGTCGACGCGTTCCCGACCGCCCCCGACTGGGCGCACTGGACGGTCGCCGAGGCGTCCGGCTCCGACGCGCCCACGCTGGTACGCCCGTTGGGCGGCCAGTACGTGCCCACCGAGCAGGCGAACTTCTGGGGTGTCGGCTCCGACCTCGGCTCCACCGGGGACTGGACCGCGTGGCGTACCTCCTCGCCCGCCACGGCCGGGACCTGGAGCTGTGTGGAGTTCCACCTCGACGCCACCGACAACCGCGTCACCGTCTACCAGGACGGGGTGGAGCGCTCCGATCTGACCGTCTCCACGAAGGAGCACGGCGGCAGCGCGGGCGACTTCGTCTTCCCGCGCTTCGACACGCTCAAGCTGGGCTGGCAGCTGTACCAGGCCGGACCGACGCCCTCGTCGTACGACGTCCGCATGGACGACGTGGAGCTCAGCACCCGGCGCGTCGGCGGGTGCGCCTCCTGAGACCGGGGCGGGACGCCACCGCACCCGCCGTCCCGGCCGCCGGGTGACGACGTGGATCGGCGGGGCGTCGCGACGACGCCCCGCCGATGACGGCCGGCCCCTCGCCGGAGGGGCCGGCCGGTGTCAGGACAGGAAACTCCCGTAGGGGCCGTTCAGGATCTGGTTCTTCTGGCTCTGGCTGAAATGGGTGTTGGGGTAGTCGTAGAAGGACGCCGACATCGGTGTGCCGTCGGTCGAGGACGAGTCGGGCAGGCCGAACGCGTGCCCGAGCTCATGGACCATTCCGCCGTACCAGCGGTTCATGGACTGTCCGCTGGTGCCCGCGGCGCCGTCGGCGTCATGCCCGCTCAGGATGACCCAGCCGGTGCTCGCGCCGCCGCCCGCGCCTTCTCCCTCGGCGCTGATCTCGCCCACGTTGAGCCAACGGCTGTCGGGGCGGTTCAGGCCGAACTTCCTGACGAGTTCGTTCTGCATGTTCGTGACCGCCCACCAGTAGCGGTCACCGCCGTTGGGCGTGTTCTCGTACCAGCTCCGCGGCTGGTCGCCGTTGACGACCTCGACCACGGTGTCGTTCAGCTTGAAGGTCTTGCCGAGCTCCTGCTGGTAGTAGCGCTGTGCCTCGCGCATCACCTTGGCGATGCCGTCGGGGTACCGCTGGTCGAACGGGACGTCGGAGGGCTTAAGCCAGTACACCCGGACGGTCTTCGTCGGCGGTGTGGTCGGACCGCCGCCGCCGCCTCCGCCGAAGCCGGCCAGCCGCCAGGTCCGGGACGCCGTGCCGGTGCAGGGCAGTTGGACGAGGCCGGTGTTCGAGGCCGAGGAGTCGCCCGCGGGAGTGACGCACTTGCCGGAGGACACCGACTGCAGGCCGAAGACGTCGGTCGTGCCGCTGACCGTCACCGGCACGAGACGGAACTTCTGACTGGCGCCCGAGCCGCAGGCCCGCTGGACGATCGTGGCGTTGTCGGCGCCGGACGCTCCGTTGACGTCCACGCACCGCCCGCCCGAGGTGCGGGCGGTGTACTGGTCGGCGGTCCCGCCGACCGGGGTGAAGGTGAAGGTCTGGTTGGGTTCGCCGTGGCAGGTCCACTGGATGAGCTGGAGGCCGTCGGCGGTGGAACTGCCCGGGACGTCCAGGCAGTTGCCGCCGCCGCGGTTGACCGCGGTGGAGGTGAACGCCGTCGCGGCGTGGGCCTGCGGTGCGATCGCGACGGCGCCCATGACCGCACCGAACATCACCGTGAGCAGGATCGCCCACAGGGGCTGGAACCTCGATCGTGACATCCGACTACTCCCCCGAGGGTGCGGGCAGGGTGACGCCGAGTGCCACGGGGGCGCCGAAGTTCGGCGTGCCGTCGGCGTTCCAGGTGAACTTCTGCGCTCTGGTGCTCCTGTTCATGTCGCAACCGCCGCTCGTCGAGTTGTTGGCGTGGTAGACGATCCAGTCCTCGGTGCCGTCCGGCGACTTGAAGAAGCCGTTGTGCCCGGGGGCGTACACCCCGTTGGCGTTGGACCGCTGGAAGACCGGGTTCGGCGACTTGACCCACGAGGAGGAGTTGAGCGGGTCGCCGCCGTTGTAGGTGAGCATGCCCAGCTTGTAGTCGGGCGTGGAGCAGTGACTTGCCGAGTAGACGATGAACGTCTTCCCGCCCCGCTGGAGGACCTCTGCGCCCTCGTTGACCGCGCCGCCCACCGTCTCCCAGCTGTAGGTCGGCGTGGACAGCACGCGACGGGTGCCGCTCGCCGTCCAGGGGTTGGACAGCGGCCGGATGAACATCGGCTGCGAGCCGTTGTAGAAGGTGCCCAGCAGGTAGAGCTGCCCGCCCAGCTGGAGGATGCCCGGGTCCAGCTCCCAGGTGTTGTCCTGGGTCGGGTCGAGCAGGTCGGCCTTGAAACTGTACGGGCCCATCGGGTCGAGGCCGGCGCTCTCCAGCACGTGGATCCGCTGGGTGCCCAGGTCGTACGGCTCCCGCCCGGCGGTGTAGTAGAAGTACCACCGTTTCCCGTTCGGACCGTCGAGCAGATGGAACTCGGGCGCCCACATGGTGCCCGCGCCGTTGGGCCGGGTGAGGTTGAAGATCACCTGGTCGGAGGCGGAGGCGAGGCCGGCGAGGGTGCTCGCCTTGCGCATGGTGACCGTCGAGTTCCAGGTCGTGGTGGCGAGGTAGTAGTAACCGTTGTAGTACGTCAGCCAGGGGTCGGGCCCGTGCTGGGACAGCGGGTTGGTGAAGGTCTTCGTCCCCGTGCCGCCGCCGCCGGCGAAGGCGGGCAGCCGCCAGACCCTGCCGCCCGCCGTGCTGCAGGGCAGCTGCACCAGGTTGGTGTTCGAGGCGGACGAACCGCCGCTCGGCGCCACGCACTTGCCCGAGCTCACGGAGACCAGGTTGAAGGTCTTGTCGGTGCCGCTCACCGACACCGGCACGAGCCGCCACTGCTGGTTGGTCCCGCCGTGGCAGGGCCACTGGATGATCGCCGCGTTGTCCCCGGTGGACGCCCCGTAGACGTCGACGCACTGGCCGGACTGCCCGGTGACCGTGTAGGTGTCGGCGGTGCCGGAGACCAGGGTGTACCCGAAGTTCTGGTTGCCGGCGCCGGCGGAGCACGCGAAGGCACGCAGCTGGGCTCCCGCGGTCGTCGAACCGCCGGGCAGGTCCAGGCAGTTGCCGCCGTTCTGGTTGACCCCCGTCGAGGTGAACGCGACGGCGGCGGAGGCGGTGGGCGGCGCCACCAGGAAGGCGACCGCCGCAAGGAGAGCCGCGACGAGCGCGGACAGGCATCTGGAACGGGTCACGGTCCGTACACCTTTGCTTCGAGGAGGCCGACGGAGCTGGAGCCGTTGCCGGTGAGCAGCACCCGCAGCCGGGTGGTGTTCACGCCGGTGAAGGAGACGGTGTTGTACTGGTTCTCGGCCAGCGGGTAGCCGCTCGCGCCGGGCACGTCGGCGTAGGCGCTGCCGTTCCAGTACTGGAGCTTCCAGGAGGCCGGCATGTCGATGCCCTGGTCGTCGTCGAAGAAGTACACGTCGGCCTTGTTGACGTTCTGCGCCGACGGCCAGGTCAGTTCGGCCCACTGCTGCCCGGTCTCCGGCCAGGTGCCCCAGCGCGGGTTCACCGTGTCGTTGGACGACGGCGGGTCGACCCCGTCGTTGACCGCGGCGACGCTCTCCCAGGCGGAGGTGTAGGACGCGGTCGGCGTCGCGGACGCGGCCAGGTTGGCCGGTGGCTGGGGCGGCTGGACCCCGCCCCGGTTGTACGCCTTGACCTCGGTGAGGCCGGTCTTGGCGCCGGCGGCGTTGGTGGCCAGGATCCGCACGCGCTGGGCGGTGACCGCCGGGAACTGCACCAGGTTGTAGTTGGCCCGTGGCGCTGCCGGACTCTTGGTCTGCCCCGGCACGTTCACCCAGGAACTGCCGTTGTAGTACTGGACGGCGTACGCGGACGGCGCCCGGTAGGTCCCCGAGGCGGGGCGGCTGTCCTTGAAGTACAGACGCATCTCGTTCAGCGTGCGGGCGGCGCCGAAGTTGAGTTCGTACCAGTCCTGGCTGTTGGGGGATCCGCCGGCGCCCCAGAAGGGTTCGTTGGTGGGATAGCCGTCCACCGCGCCGGAGACGGCGCTGCCGGAGCCGGTGTGGGAGGCGGAGGCCGTCGCCCCGGCCGCCAGGTTGGTCATG
It includes:
- a CDS encoding antibiotic biosynthesis monooxygenase family protein, producing MSVVKINVLTVPAEQRETLEQRFAARGHSVESSDGFEWFELLRPVEGTDTYLVYTRWRDEESFRAWAEGPMRAAHQGGAEGERPKPAASASTLWSFEVAQQVTPKGA
- a CDS encoding PP2C family protein-serine/threonine phosphatase, whose translation is MSQARNHGGAPQPTRLFGHRSAGPLLPVLIVLTVVLVDLVGATGTTWLSLLVAGPALAATTNGPRGVLCVGLLAAVLGTALGARDGVPGPELAAVPAALLAVTLASALAGALRSRREQVLADVRSVAEAAQHALLKPVPATVGPFEVAVCYSAAAAEARIGGDLYALVPTPYGVRMIVGDVRGKGLPAVGTAALVVGVFREAAYDEPDLLAVVDRIERSLARNLGADDFVTAVVAGHPRPGELEVVNCGHAPPLLVRTPEEVLAVESPHPVPPLGLRALTDQRPDLTVLPFADGDQLLLYTDGVIEARDRHREFYPLAEGLARHLCDEPARTLGSIHEELLAHVGGRLHDDAALVLIRKPTAGVPGAPVLPQPALESRALGEQAV
- a CDS encoding FadR/GntR family transcriptional regulator, yielding MSLTDKAIEQIRELIRTGALPPGSKLPPESDLAAQLGLSRNLAREAVKALAVARILEVRRGDGTYVTSLQPSLLLEGLGGAVELLQGDSAALQDLMEVRRLLEPVATALAATRISDAQLAEVERHLDAMREARDDVELLNAHDAAFHRAVVVATGNESLLALLEGVSGRTLRARIWRGLVDDQAAGRTLAEHEAIFKALTTRDAALSQAAALLHVSTTEAWLREHLRTDTARGRDGFVA
- a CDS encoding IclR family transcriptional regulator, which encodes MSARDGPTLITSVQRAFRLLEVVSEHENGAPAKQLAREAGLPLATAYHLLRTLVYDGYLLKLQDGGFILGDRLRTLHTGGRGQALLSRVRPTLAALRDELTTAAYLTFYEEGEIRVAEIVDGPRTPRVDLWVGFEDAGHATALGKSVLREMDDDARRDYLSRHRLADLTPRTITSAPELIRRLDTSPVAPAVTDLEEYALGTVCVAVPVYSGDVIGSLGVSLPADRLSRIEQVRDRLIPTANRVTRTLSLHV
- a CDS encoding ATP-binding SpoIIE family protein phosphatase, encoding MDDQADRLVSRVARELGARADELVADVEKALRRELPALWETPEIADTVSQNVAEYIGTGLSGLARSADPQLIEPPPAALERARRLARHGIALDTMLRAFRLAQGVVLDRLIAELPRYTADAPLVSRATRYVIATSTRYVDRTSQQDVVAFQEERDRRRQWRLAMVNEAGLRIGTTLDVARTAQELADLAAERFADLVTVDLLDSALHADDAPGPDQLAVRRIARAPAAASDARPPTVAGWPLDTCVDGSPAAHALATGRPSLHHGERSADGHRVHSTMVVPLRARGSTLGVAEFCRHRNPDLYDDEDLLLAQEIAARAAIAVDNARRYTHARATALTLQRSLLPRPAPRQSAVEVAYRYQPAGGQAGVGGDWYDVIPLSGARVALVVGDVVGHGIHAAAAMGRLRTAVRTLADIDLPPDELLTHLDDVVLRPSGEASDDPDGHPGGDGDGDGDDHPVGDPGETGATCLYAVYDPVSRRCTLARAGHVPPAVTSRDKTVELLELPPGPPLGLGGLPFEATEVELPGGTLIALFTDGLIEARDHDVDAGLTRLRHALARPETSLEAICDTVLEAMLPDRPDDDVALLLARTHALGARQVATWDLDADPAAVARARSHVSRQLADWRLEDLAFTAELVVSELVTNAIRYGRPPIRLRLIHDRGLLCEVSDGTNTTPHLRRARVLDEGGRGLLLVARLAERWGTRHARRGKTVWAELSESAQVPSSALSV
- a CDS encoding RICIN domain-containing protein, producing MSRSRFQPLWAILLTVMFGAVMGAVAIAPQAHAATAFTSTAVNRGGGNCLDVPGSSTADGLQLIQWTCHGEPNQTFTFTPVGGTADQYTARTSGGRCVDVNGASGADNATIVQRACGSGASQKFRLVPVTVSGTTDVFGLQSVSSGKCVTPAGDSSASNTGLVQLPCTGTASRTWRLAGFGGGGGGGPTTPPTKTVRVYWLKPSDVPFDQRYPDGIAKVMREAQRYYQQELGKTFKLNDTVVEVVNGDQPRSWYENTPNGGDRYWWAVTNMQNELVRKFGLNRPDSRWLNVGEISAEGEGAGGGASTGWVILSGHDADGAAGTSGQSMNRWYGGMVHELGHAFGLPDSSSTDGTPMSASFYDYPNTHFSQSQKNQILNGPYGSFLS
- a CDS encoding family 43 glycosylhydrolase, giving the protein MTRSRCLSALVAALLAAVAFLVAPPTASAAVAFTSTGVNQNGGNCLDLPGGSTTAGAQLRAFACSAGAGNQNFGYTLVSGTADTYTVTGQSGQCVDVYGASTGDNAAIIQWPCHGGTNQQWRLVPVSVSGTDKTFNLVSVSSGKCVAPSGGSSASNTNLVQLPCSTAGGRVWRLPAFAGGGGTGTKTFTNPLSQHGPDPWLTYYNGYYYLATTTWNSTVTMRKASTLAGLASASDQVIFNLTRPNGAGTMWAPEFHLLDGPNGKRWYFYYTAGREPYDLGTQRIHVLESAGLDPMGPYSFKADLLDPTQDNTWELDPGILQLGGQLYLLGTFYNGSQPMFIRPLSNPWTASGTRRVLSTPTYSWETVGGAVNEGAEVLQRGGKTFIVYSASHCSTPDYKLGMLTYNGGDPLNSSSWVKSPNPVFQRSNANGVYAPGHNGFFKSPDGTEDWIVYHANNSTSGGCDMNRSTRAQKFTWNADGTPNFGAPVALGVTLPAPSGE